One Patescibacteria group bacterium genomic region harbors:
- the rpmA gene encoding 50S ribosomal protein L27, whose amino-acid sequence MAHVKAGGTAKNLRDSKPKMLGVKIYGNQAIKTGQIIVRQRGQKYRAGAGVEMGKDHTIFAKKDGKVKFSTKKVRGAGINLKSATFISIV is encoded by the coding sequence ATGGCCCACGTTAAAGCTGGCGGAACAGCTAAAAACCTTAGAGATTCTAAGCCCAAAATGTTGGGTGTAAAAATTTATGGTAATCAAGCCATCAAAACGGGCCAAATTATCGTGCGTCAGAGAGGCCAAAAATACCGCGCTGGGGCCGGTGTTGAAATGGGCAAAGACCATACTATATTTGCCAAAAAGGATGGCAAAGTGAAATTCTCCACCAAAAAAGTCCGTGGGGCTGGCATTAACCTTAAATCAGCCACTTTTATCAGTATCGTCTAA